The Pukyongia salina genome segment CGCACGAGTTATTAATACTAGCTGGGCGGTATGCAATATGGGGAAATACCACAAGGAGATCGAAGACAGGATCAATGAAATGTACGAGGATGGTATCCTAATCGTTGCAGGGGCTGGAAACGCTAAGAACTGTAACAGGGAAGATGATTATGCTCCGGACGATTACGCCTATCCGGCGTCCTATGAGAAGGTAATTTCGGTTACAGGGGTGCATTCTAGGTTTTCATCACACCTGGATAGCACTTATATCGACACCGAGGGCTATACCGGCGCAAGGCATCTTAAGGACCGGCATGCAAGCAACTTCGCCATCGTAAAAAGTGGGAAAGTGATCGCTAAATACCAGAAATATGTGATGCAGTTTAACGAATCTATAGATATCTGTGCTCCGGCACGATCGTATCTCCTGGGTAACGATCTATGCGGTAATGAAACTATTTACGGTGGGGCAACGTCCAGTACGGCACCTTATGTCACCGGGGTTATCGGGCTCATGTGGTCTGTAAATTACTGCCTGGATTCGTATGAAACAGAATCCATACTAAAATTAACCTCTGCAGCTATAGATCATCTGCCCGGGAATGAGCCTTTCGCAGGGAAGCTGGGATCTGGGCGCGTAGATGCATTTAAGGCCGTAAAAATGGCCAGGGATATGAAAGAATTAATGGGAACGGTTCACATAAAAGGCCGCGACTTTAGCAGGTTTCATTTTAAACTAAAAAATTCGCCCTATAATATCCAGATAGAAGACCAGATTTTCAGGGATTCGTCTTCGGTAGCATTCTCTGCACGAAATAGTATTGTCCTGAAACCAGGAACCCGGCTTGCGCCCGATGCAAGTAGTTTCGTAAAGCTAAGTATCGATCCGTCTGTCTCTACAGCCGAATGTTTTCCGAAGCCTACAAAAAAATACGAAAGTGTATATCCCGCAACAGAAAGTTCTTCAACTACTAGATCCACGAGATTGTACAATTTTAAGGTAAATTATAGTAAAGAAGATGAACAGATCCAGGTAGAAGTTTTAAGCGCTACTCTAAAAAAGCAGAGAGGTGCAACATTTGTGGTGAAAATCTACACCCCGGATAACCGACTATTGAAAGAGGAGGAATTTACATTCCCCGAAAACGCCGCTATTGATATTGATATAGACGGTCTTAAATTCTGCAATGTCGAAATTACATTTGGAGAGCGAAAAGAATTCCATCGTATAAAAATTAGATCATAATCATTTTTCTCGATCACATTGTTTTAACTTTGTAACATCAAATCCCTTTCAACTTATCTATGGAAAAACCTGTTCTCTACTTAAAGGATGCCTCGATCTTTCAGCGTGAAAGCTTAATTCTCTCCGATGTTACCCTTCATGTAAAAAAGGGTGAATTTGTTTATCTGATTGGGAAAACAGGAACAGGGAAAAGTAGCTTTATGAAAACCCTTTATGGTGATCTCCCCTTACAAAAAGGTGAAGGTGAGATAGTTGGGTACGATCTGGCCACTTTAAAAGAATCGGACATTCCTTTTTTACGAAGAAAATTAGGGGTTGTTTTTCAGGATTTTAAATTGCTTAACGACAGGACCGTAAAAGACAACCTACTATTTGTATTAACGGCAACTGGCTGGAAAGACAAAGCCGAAATGGATGCGCGAATAGACGAAGTACTGGACAAAGTAGGCATGAAAACCAAGAGTTTTAAATATCCTTACCAATTATCGGGAGGTGAGCAGCAACGAGTGGCAATTGCCAGGGCACTACTTAATAAACCCGAATTGATCCTGGCAGACGAACCAACCGGAAATCTGGACCCGCAAACAAGCGTGGAAGTGATGGAAGTTTTACAGGAGATCAATAAAAATGGAAATACCATATTGATGGCCACTCACGACTACGCCCTCATCCTAAAATATCCGTCCAAAACGCTTAAATGTGACGAGAACCAGGTATTTGAGGTGGTTCAGAAAAGCGTCTAATTTCCTTCTAAGTAAGTGTCTATATAATCACTTAATAATTTACTGCACTTGGCAGCGCCTTCATTTGTAAGGTGGTCTGCATCTCGTAGATCATTGTTGGTAAAAGCCTGATGACGGGTAAGATCGATATGATGAACAAGGTTACTCGAATCGCTTACCTCCTCCAGTAATCCGCCTATTTTATCCCATTTGTTAGGATCTAACGCCTCCACATAAGCAGGATGGGCTGGCATTTGAACTAAAAATACATGAATCCCCTTTGCCTCGCATAAGGCGATGATCCGTTCTATTCGCTCCCGGTTCGACTTAAAATCTAAACTGCCATTCTCATGTTTTCGGGCAATGATACGAGCAACCTCTTCTTTATTGGCCACAATATCACTACTATCCTGTATGCCATATCCGTTGGGATTATGACTAACAATGGTTCCTTCTGCTACATACTCCATAACCAGATCTACCGATCTATTAAATTTTCTGCTCAGGGCCAGGCTGTATTTTTTTGGATCAAGGTTTGAAACCGAAGGTACATCAAGATCCATCTGCTGGTCATAGAAATATTTTCGCCAGCGGTCTTCCAGGCCATCGTCTTCCTGGCTGAGTGTGAAATACCCGATGGTTAAAACCACTGCCTTTAATTTCTGAAGACTATCCAGATGTTTTTTCAATAGTAGCTCATCGAAGTACAAACTCTGACTTATATTCGAAAAATTATAAGTATTCTTTGAGAAATACTCCGGATTGAGCCCGTAATAGGAGTGCGAACTTCCAAGGATCAATATTTCTGCCGTCTTGTAGTTTTGCTGAATTAGCTCATGCTTTTTAGTATAATTCGTTTCAACCTGACGATAGAATATTTCCAGACCTGCCCATACCAGAAAGACCGGTAACACAAACCATACTATCTTTTTAGTGAGATGTTTCATCTAAAACTGAAAATATATAAAAGGTTGAACATCACCCGCATAGTAGAAGATACAAAACAGTGTTATAAAATATAGGCTGTAGCGTAAAAGCCTACTGCTAACATTTGTCACATCCAGAAAATGATCCTGGTGCCTTTGGACCCACTCGATTACCATATATCCCATTAAGAGAAGTACTGCTCCCCTTGACACATTGGGCATGGTGAACAGGGAGGATGAAAAAACGATCTTCAGATAATCGAATGCATCGCCTATACTCTCGGCGCGGAAAAACACCCAGGCGATCACTACCACCACAAAGGTTCCGGCAATATTTAAAAATTCTCTAATTGTGGGAAGCCTCTTTTCTTTACTGAAATTAACCGTATGGTTTTTATAGAACAACAATACCGGTAAAACGAATACAGCATGCAACAACCCCCAGAACACGAATGTTAGATTTGCGCCATGCCAAAGGCCGCTTAAGAGGAAAACCACCAGAATATTTAATACCAGCCTAGATTTGGATACCCGGCTTCCCCCTAAAGGAATATAGACATAATCCCGAAACCAGGTAGATAAGGAAATATGCCAGCGACGCCAGAAATCGGACATGTTTTGAGCCAGATACGGATAATTAAAATTTTTCATAAGGTCGAACCCCATAAGGCGTGCACTTCCAATTGCAATATCGCTGTAGCCAGAAAAGTCACCATAGATCTGAAACGCAAAGAATACAGCGCCCACGAAAAGTGTGCTCCCGCTGGCCATTTCGTATTGCTCGAAGATAGTGTTCACAAAGACGGCACAGTTATCTGCGATCACCATTTTTTTGAACAAACCGCCAAGTATGAGTCTAAGGCCCGAGACACTTTTTTGATAATCGAACGTACGCCGGGTTTCAAATTGTGTGAGGAGGTTGGATGCCCGTTCTATCGGCCCGGCTACCAATTGCGGAAAGAAAGATACGAAGGCGAAGAAGGCCACTATATCATTGGTAGGGGCAATCCGCTTTCTGAATATATCGATAGTATAGCTTAATGTTTGGAAGGTGTAAAAACTAATCCCCACCGGTAACAGGATCTGCCAGCTATTGTAGCTAAATTCGGTTCCGAAGAGAGCAAAGGTATCCACGAAGGTTTCTACGAAGAAATTGAAATACTTGAAGGTGAACAGCATCCCCAGGTTAAAAACCAGACTGATCCCCAACAAGGTACGCCTTCTAAGCAAAGAAGATGATTCCGCCAGTTTTTTACCCACAACATAATCTACCAGGGAGCTGGCAAAAATGAGGGAAAGAAAACGCCAGTCCCAGAACGAATAAAAAATATAGCTAACAATTACCAGGTAAATGTTTCGAAACCTCACCGAACGGCCGGAGATCATCCAGTACAAAGCCAGGACAATTGGGAGAAATATGGCAAAATCGATGGTGTTGAAGAGCATATATCGGTGGCCGGTTCAATTTTAGTTGGCAATCTACAAACATTCAATTTAAAGAACAATTTCAGACAACCGATTTAAATTTTACGCATCCGATTTATAAAATCACCGGCTAATCGGTTTGCCAAGACTACTTTTTCTATTTTTGTGCCTATGAGGAAGTCCCTTTCCATTTTAATTCCAACCTATCAATACAACGTCTATCCCCTGGTTGAGAAATTACATAACCAGGCGTCACAGGCGAACCTGGATTTCGAAATTAATGTATACGATGATTGCTCTCCAATTCCAACGGTGGAAAATGAAAGAATTAACCAACTGGCTCATGGAAATTATGTGAAGCTTCCTAAGAATATTGGAAGAAGTGCTATTAGAAATTTGTTAGCCGAAAAGGCAACCTTCGATTCTTTGTTGTTCCTGGATGCCGATACCATGGTAATACGCGAGGATTTTATTGCCACTTACCTCAATGCACTAGAGGGAAATTATCAAATAATTTACGGCGGAATTGTATACCAGGAAAAACCACCTGCCAAAGAGGAAAAATTACGTTGGGTGTATGGTAATAAGCGAGAGGCTTTAGGGGTTTCTGAGCGCAATATGCAGCCGCATCTTCGATTCTTAACACTTAATTTCTTAATACGGAGATCGGTTTTTTCGGAATTAAAATTCAATGAAGAAATACCTAATCTACGGCATGAAGACACGCTTTTTGCGCTGGATTCGAAAAAAAAGAATATTTCGGTTAAACATATAGACAACCCTGTGATGCATTTAGGGCTGGAATCCAGTGAAGTTTTCTTGAAGAAATCCCTGGAAGCGGTCGATGCTTTGAAAAACCTGGTGGAAAAGGGTTTGATCAAGGCCGAGGAAACAAGCCTGTCACGCAAAGGAGAATCGTTAAAAGGTGGTTTCACAGCTGGGTTGGTAAAATTACTATATGGCTTATTTAAAAAACCAATGGAGCGAAATTTATTATCCGGTAATCCTTCCTTAAAAATATTCGATCTTTATCGCCTGGGATACTATCTCCAAAAATCGGACAGCTGATGCCTAGATTTTCTGTGATCATACCACTCTATAACAAAGAGAAAGACATCCGGACCACATTAGAGAGCGTTGGTAACCAGCGTTTCTCAGATTTCGAAGTAATTGTGGTTGATGACGGCTCTACAGATGGCAGTGCAGCTGTAGTGCGATCTGTTGAGGATAATAGGATAAAACTCTTCTCTAAAGAAAACGAAGGCGTGGCGCTCACCAGAAATTTCGGGGTGGAGAAAGCCGAAGCAGCACATGTGGTTTTCCTGGATGCGGACGACAAATGGTTGCCGGAACACCTCAGCGATCTGGATAAACTCATCGCCAAATTTCCGAACGCAAAATGGTTTGGAACGGCATATGAGAAGCGTTTTAACGATAAATTATCGGTCCCTTTAGAAGCACCAATTATGAACAAAAGCAATTGGTATGGCCTTGTGGAGAATTACTTCGGAAATTGCCTGGTAGAGAGTATTGCCTGGACATCGGCGATCTGTTTTCAGAAGCAATTCTTTTTACAGCTAAAAGGCTTCGATCACAGGATCACGAATGGTGCCGGGGAAGACACAGACCTCTGGATTCGTGCCGCATTGGAAGCACCTTTGGCGTTTTGCACTAATATTTCGGCAATCTATAATCTGGAAGGCAGTAACCGAATATCCCTTATACCCACCAGACAACGGGTTTTTATGGATCCCGATAATTATGAAGCAGCTGCAAAAACAGATCCCGATCTAAAAAAATACCTCGATCGCAATAGGTATGCCTATGCCATAAGGCATAAGATTGCTGGAGACCAGGACTCCTTCAATCGACTAACACAGCATCTGGACCCGGCAAATATTACAGCTAAGCAGAGAGTGCTCTTAAAACAACCTAAATCGGTGCTCAAGATGTTGTTTCGTATTCAGGAAAAATTTAATAAGAAAGGGGTGAGGATCACCTCATTTCGATGATCGGAACTCGTTATAGTCCCTAATATAATCGTCCTCGTTATAGTAGTCGCTAACCAGAGATAAGCACACCGAACCGGCCGAAAAATTCTCTAATTCCCGCCAAACGCCACTTGGAATAAGCAAGCCTTTATTAGGCCTGTTAAGCGTGAAGCTACGTCGGGCACTACCATTGTCCAACACTACATCGAAGCTGCCGCTTAAGGCTATTATAAACTGCTTTAGTTCTTTATGCGCATGGCCACCCCTACTGGAATCACTGGGCACATCGTAGAGGTAATACACACGCTTTATCGTAAAAGGCAGAACATCCTTTTCGATCACCGATAGATTACCACGGCCATCTGGGTCGCTAATTTTAGGAATTTCAAGTAAGGATATAGATTCTAGATCAACCTGTGACATCTGCTATTAATTTGTTCCACTTTTCGGAGATTTTACTGAATGAAAACGGTTCTACCGACTCCCGCGCGTTAGTACGGCAGTTTTCATATAACGTCTCGTTGTCTACCATGTTGCGCATGGCACTGGCAAATAAAGATACTTCTCTTTTTGGTACCAGCAAGCCATTTTTTTCGTGCTGTATGATCTCTGAAGGGCCCGACACTATATCCAGGGAAACCACTGGCGTACCCATACTTAAACTCTCCACCAGCACCATTGGAAAGCCCTCAAAGTGACTGGTTAAAGTGACAAATCTGGCATTTTGAATGATCTTGAACGGCGCACTATCGTGTGGGAGAAAAAGAATATTGTTTGCTGCAGTTGTGTTCTTTGCCAGTTTTTGCAATTCGCTTTTATCGGGGCCATCCCCCATTATAACCAATTTAATATTTTCCCGCCAAAGTTCGGAATGATCGAAAGCTCGGATTAAAAAACTATAATCCTTCACCGCCTCATCGATACGACCATAAGACAAAACATAAGATGCATTAGCTAATGCCGCCGGCAAATCGTTTTTGATTTCCTTCCAGCGAGGATCGAACGCATTGTGAATAGTACAGGTAGACCTTATACCAAGTGGTTTCATTACCTCATTTTCTATGTAGACCGAAACAGCAACGTTTGCAGCATTCCTGTTGAGTAGTTTCGCAAATTTCTTCGGAAGCTGTGTGAAGTATAAGGCCGGGCTGGAACTATGGGTAACGTAAATTCGCTTTAAGCCTTTGTACACATAATGGTGATAAAAAAGTTCGCGATAATATTGGTTCTTTGGCCTGTGATCGATGATCATATCGATGCTATTCGCTAGTAAATAATTTCTGAAATGTTTAAAGCGTCTATACCGCTTTCCAAGGTGATCCTTCCCTTGTTTAAACTCACCCATATTAAATAAAGTACCGGCGTACGTATAATCTACGGCATCATTAAGCGTTGCAATATGTACCTCATGGCCTTGGGCAGCTAACATTTCGGAGAGCATGGCACAGGAGCGTTCTGCGCCCCCACCAGCCAATGAAATTGTTACTATACAAATTTTAATATGCGTACCTTCGCTCAAGCGACTTTTATTTTCTGAATTCAACAAAGATATGAAGATACTATTAGTGGGCGAATACAGCAGACTACACAATTCTTTAAAAGAGGGTTTGTTGGCTTTAGGCCACAGTGTTACACTCATCTCAATGGGAGATTTCTTCAAGAAATATCCATCAGACATTCTACTGGATAGAAAATACGACCAGGGATTGGCCGTAAAACTGAAAATAGGGATCTTTAAATTGAGCGGGATAGACATCACCTCGAATTCTATCAGGTCACAGTTCTTCAAGCATCAGGATCAACTTAAAGGATTTGATGTTGTACAACTTATCAACGAGAGTCCTTTCGCAATTCAACCAAAAATTGAATTGGAACTGATCTCATTTCTGAAAAAAAACAACGACAAACTATTTTTACTTTCCTGCGGAACAGACTACCTGAGTGTTCAATATGCTTTGGGCGAGGCACTCCCCTACAGCATACTCTCCGAATATAAATCGGGTAAGATAGCCGAAGATAAGTTTCAATATATTCTGAAATACGCCAGGCCGGAATTTAAAAAACTACACCATCATGTATTCGATCTAATACGAGGCGTTATCGCATCCGATATAGATTATCATCTACCGTTAGAGGGGCATCCCAAGTACCTGGGCCTTATTCCTAACCCGGTAAATACAGATAACTTAAAGTTGCTGCCAATAGTTTATTCAGGTCGAGTAAGGATCTTTCTTGGAATAAATCGGGCTAATTATCACTCTAAGGGTATTAGATTTTTCGAGGAGGCGCTGCAGATTATTTCAGAAAAATATAGCGATAAGATTGAAATTGAAATTGCCGAGAACCTGCCGTATGCAGACTATATAGAGAAATTTGATAAAGCACACATTCTCCTGGATCAGGTATTAGGCTTCGACCAGGGTTATAACGCCCTGGAGGCTATGGCCAAAGGAAAAGTAGTGTTTACCGGTGCCGACAAAAATTTCGAAGAATTCTACGAACTACAGGAAATCGTGGCGATAAATGCCCTTCCCGATGCGCAGCAGATAGCGGGTAAACTCGAAGAGCTGATCTTAAATCCCAAAATGATACAGGAAATTTCGAGCAATGCAAGAGAATTTGTGGAGCGTGAGCACAACCACATCGCAATCGCCAAGAAATATATCTCAACCTGGCAGGAGAATTAATCTTTGGAAGCCTGCTTACGGAAATATCGGTACACCAGTAGGAATACTACTATAAAATAGATCACGTACCTTACAAAATGTGCGATCACAACCCCTTCAACACCATAAGTAGCTGTAAAATATCGCGCCAGGATGTAGAATAAAGCCAGAGACAGGATCTCGGTGAAAATAAAATTCCTAACCAACTTCTTGGCAAGGAACTGATGTGCCAAAACAAGGGATGCCAGGCGTATAAAATCCCCCATGAGTTGCCATTTAAAAAGAGGTTCCATTCCTGTAAAGTCTGGATAGATGATCTGTATAACCACGTCCCTGAACAAATAAACAAGTATCATCCCAACCCCAAAAATTGGGAGCAGTGTTTTATAAATATTAAGCAGCTCTTTAGTAAATCCGGAACGGGTATGGATGCTCGAAAATTTGGGAAGTACATATAAGGTGAAAATAGCTCCCGAAAACACCATATAATTCTTTGAGATGAATGTCATGGCTGTCCAGATCCCCGCATCCTCCTCAGTGATCCTGTTTACTATCATTGTACGAATATCGATCTCGACATAATTTAGTAACACGGTAGACACCAGAGACATGGTAGTAAATGC includes the following:
- a CDS encoding glycosyltransferase → MKILLVGEYSRLHNSLKEGLLALGHSVTLISMGDFFKKYPSDILLDRKYDQGLAVKLKIGIFKLSGIDITSNSIRSQFFKHQDQLKGFDVVQLINESPFAIQPKIELELISFLKKNNDKLFLLSCGTDYLSVQYALGEALPYSILSEYKSGKIAEDKFQYILKYARPEFKKLHHHVFDLIRGVIASDIDYHLPLEGHPKYLGLIPNPVNTDNLKLLPIVYSGRVRIFLGINRANYHSKGIRFFEEALQIISEKYSDKIEIEIAENLPYADYIEKFDKAHILLDQVLGFDQGYNALEAMAKGKVVFTGADKNFEEFYELQEIVAINALPDAQQIAGKLEELILNPKMIQEISSNAREFVEREHNHIAIAKKYISTWQEN
- a CDS encoding cell division ATP-binding protein FtsE, coding for MEKPVLYLKDASIFQRESLILSDVTLHVKKGEFVYLIGKTGTGKSSFMKTLYGDLPLQKGEGEIVGYDLATLKESDIPFLRRKLGVVFQDFKLLNDRTVKDNLLFVLTATGWKDKAEMDARIDEVLDKVGMKTKSFKYPYQLSGGEQQRVAIARALLNKPELILADEPTGNLDPQTSVEVMEVLQEINKNGNTILMATHDYALILKYPSKTLKCDENQVFEVVQKSV
- a CDS encoding glycosyltransferase family 2 protein — protein: MRKSLSILIPTYQYNVYPLVEKLHNQASQANLDFEINVYDDCSPIPTVENERINQLAHGNYVKLPKNIGRSAIRNLLAEKATFDSLLFLDADTMVIREDFIATYLNALEGNYQIIYGGIVYQEKPPAKEEKLRWVYGNKREALGVSERNMQPHLRFLTLNFLIRRSVFSELKFNEEIPNLRHEDTLFALDSKKKNISVKHIDNPVMHLGLESSEVFLKKSLEAVDALKNLVEKGLIKAEETSLSRKGESLKGGFTAGLVKLLYGLFKKPMERNLLSGNPSLKIFDLYRLGYYLQKSDS
- a CDS encoding MBOAT family O-acyltransferase, translating into MLFNTIDFAIFLPIVLALYWMISGRSVRFRNIYLVIVSYIFYSFWDWRFLSLIFASSLVDYVVGKKLAESSSLLRRRTLLGISLVFNLGMLFTFKYFNFFVETFVDTFALFGTEFSYNSWQILLPVGISFYTFQTLSYTIDIFRKRIAPTNDIVAFFAFVSFFPQLVAGPIERASNLLTQFETRRTFDYQKSVSGLRLILGGLFKKMVIADNCAVFVNTIFEQYEMASGSTLFVGAVFFAFQIYGDFSGYSDIAIGSARLMGFDLMKNFNYPYLAQNMSDFWRRWHISLSTWFRDYVYIPLGGSRVSKSRLVLNILVVFLLSGLWHGANLTFVFWGLLHAVFVLPVLLFYKNHTVNFSKEKRLPTIREFLNIAGTFVVVVIAWVFFRAESIGDAFDYLKIVFSSSLFTMPNVSRGAVLLLMGYMVIEWVQRHQDHFLDVTNVSSRLLRYSLYFITLFCIFYYAGDVQPFIYFQF
- a CDS encoding sugar 3,4-ketoisomerase → MSQVDLESISLLEIPKISDPDGRGNLSVIEKDVLPFTIKRVYYLYDVPSDSSRGGHAHKELKQFIIALSGSFDVVLDNGSARRSFTLNRPNKGLLIPSGVWRELENFSAGSVCLSLVSDYYNEDDYIRDYNEFRSSK
- a CDS encoding S8 family peptidase, which gives rise to MSRVLFIFFLFLNFIATAQMDTDEDRYYFYVTINDLGNLTFSDNGDGTLGLVTQNESQEANIYNAYKVYEFEPAFPGSRLDHLKKVYRIVTNRVELLGRLWHNFPEKYTKIDQFYPNETSFYPNDYGSTSPVTNLGVEQPLYDLDLINAAGAWGITLGSEKVVMGISDAKIDSTNTEFLNRIEYLSYKDIQSGLQCAHGTNVAAIAAASANNAYGRPGICSNCRIVSHGYGTFKFVEELVAAGARVINTSWAVCNMGKYHKEIEDRINEMYEDGILIVAGAGNAKNCNREDDYAPDDYAYPASYEKVISVTGVHSRFSSHLDSTYIDTEGYTGARHLKDRHASNFAIVKSGKVIAKYQKYVMQFNESIDICAPARSYLLGNDLCGNETIYGGATSSTAPYVTGVIGLMWSVNYCLDSYETESILKLTSAAIDHLPGNEPFAGKLGSGRVDAFKAVKMARDMKELMGTVHIKGRDFSRFHFKLKNSPYNIQIEDQIFRDSSSVAFSARNSIVLKPGTRLAPDASSFVKLSIDPSVSTAECFPKPTKKYESVYPATESSSTTRSTRLYNFKVNYSKEDEQIQVEVLSATLKKQRGATFVVKIYTPDNRLLKEEEFTFPENAAIDIDIDGLKFCNVEITFGERKEFHRIKIRS
- a CDS encoding glycosyltransferase family 2 protein → MPRFSVIIPLYNKEKDIRTTLESVGNQRFSDFEVIVVDDGSTDGSAAVVRSVEDNRIKLFSKENEGVALTRNFGVEKAEAAHVVFLDADDKWLPEHLSDLDKLIAKFPNAKWFGTAYEKRFNDKLSVPLEAPIMNKSNWYGLVENYFGNCLVESIAWTSAICFQKQFFLQLKGFDHRITNGAGEDTDLWIRAALEAPLAFCTNISAIYNLEGSNRISLIPTRQRVFMDPDNYEAAAKTDPDLKKYLDRNRYAYAIRHKIAGDQDSFNRLTQHLDPANITAKQRVLLKQPKSVLKMLFRIQEKFNKKGVRITSFR
- a CDS encoding glycosyltransferase, whose product is MSEGTHIKICIVTISLAGGGAERSCAMLSEMLAAQGHEVHIATLNDAVDYTYAGTLFNMGEFKQGKDHLGKRYRRFKHFRNYLLANSIDMIIDHRPKNQYYRELFYHHYVYKGLKRIYVTHSSSPALYFTQLPKKFAKLLNRNAANVAVSVYIENEVMKPLGIRSTCTIHNAFDPRWKEIKNDLPAALANASYVLSYGRIDEAVKDYSFLIRAFDHSELWRENIKLVIMGDGPDKSELQKLAKNTTAANNILFLPHDSAPFKIIQNARFVTLTSHFEGFPMVLVESLSMGTPVVSLDIVSGPSEIIQHEKNGLLVPKREVSLFASAMRNMVDNETLYENCRTNARESVEPFSFSKISEKWNKLIADVTG